A single window of Bombus pascuorum chromosome 1, iyBomPasc1.1, whole genome shotgun sequence DNA harbors:
- the LOC132908691 gene encoding carboxypeptidase D-like isoform X2 yields MLHARIIYNIVLLFFLIIGIINGFVINSDNKLDEDFVIPHYTNYEELQQLFNSLVIKYPNLARVFSIGKSVEGRDLLVIEISENVKERKLCEPMVKYVANMHGDEAVGRELLVYLAQYLLKNYGKDERITKLVNNTDIYLMPSMNPDGFEKSVEGNCESRKDFSGRENANHVDLNRNFPDQFNRRTNYLQQGGTILDGRQNETVAMMTWIATEPFVLSGNLHGGAVVASYPYDSGIQGSCCIESKSPDDELFKYLAHTYADNHPQMRTGTACSSDVFQGGVTNGAYWYEVVGGMQDFNYARSNALEITFELSCCKYPYASEMPEYWRLNKESLIKYLEQAHIGVTGLVRDINGQPIEGATIIVHGINHNVSTTHHGEYWRLLLPGTYSIHAEAWAYHPSEQINVTVKSDEPTIVNFTLTQDTYDDQGKLKSDKVEEFIRPTDKYGFFHNMEFKHHNYIAMEKFLKELNLNYPNITRLYSIGESVKGRQLYVMEITENPGKHSQNKPEVKYIGNMHGNEVVGREILLMLLKFLCENFESNKRVTKILKNVRLHVMPSMNPDGYEISREENINEGRTNAKNVDLNRNFPDQYETNNYNKEPEPETKAVMNWIASIPFVLSANFHGGALVANYPYDNKPEYMYDNENLSPDDKVFKALALAYSNAHPRMHLGEPCPSFLNGRLNTVQNVLEKSFPNGITNGAAWYSVNGGMQDYNYVHSNDFEITIEVGCTKFPNATELPEYWLQNREPLLRLIEMSHKGIHGVIHSSIGNPIPHAKISIEGIKHDIYAANDGDYWRLLVPGKYNVTASAVGYESQTQIAVVSDDVNIGEGVVLDFSLMRDDPQHWSSAYDFRLTTNLDNIYLKNVKLSGKFNQLENDQPNIAEFQAQGESLISVDIYSLKVTHDVGAPEENKYHIGLIGGLFASQPIGREMLLRLATHILKGNQIGDPPIERILKNSVLHFVPYVDPGFDNIVSNAQECNPIVDDEIGKRLLLQNNNATSDKLNMITNAFKTMLSNEEYDVIIILGSGALEVSYTDDSLNVYKTLAKNYEHSIQKETCSFINNDVKKVQNYIQNQYKIPTISINMACCKYPLPGSISTIWRENLLPLKQLIQGLTTGVRAVVTDTDHAPLRETVVKIGTNSYHVSKNMAYFKIILLPGEYSLTFVCEGYIEQSIKVHVDDKNITDLHIKLTKRHIEKAEHQKYDNDQETNVVNQVLIDLNNKYSQLSTLHIIGKSQTGARIICLEIGTESNYKRIGRPSIAFVAGISNGAPVTSNILLHFATYLLDRYRKDTRITNYLDKFTIYIAPDLSQNSNDNQTCDSFIVDNLQFPISDRLSTEASTLINWFKNINAVLAINLNIGSQHIEIPFAGKYGKIFEQIYNTDDNDVLQDLASLYTKHKMNMTFKNPECDHDLNIDSNGIIHAGMGISGKREHSLMDYLYLNTSTLMLDVYVTCCNTDDSRNIWEDNKASLLMMIEKLNEGVKGFVLNENNEPLENAILSYNESMHHVKSGINGAYWLLFKPGTHIISASAPGYIQQTKLFITSDVHSVSHLIFKLKYDDNFFGMPRIVFIVLITTVCLGIIACSIFICVNCKSSKNLKKNNWNGYAFSLLKDGTSFFDDDEKEIEIFRRPLNVSLNM; encoded by the exons atgtTACACGCACGTATTATCTATAACATTGTGctactttttttcttaattattggaattattaatGGTTTCGTGATAAATTCCGACAACAAATTAGATGAGGATTTTGTCATCCCACATTACACAAATTATGAAGAGCTTCAACAGTTGTTTAATTCATTggttataaaatatccaaatttgGCAAGAGTGTTTTCCATAGGAAAATCCGTGGAAGGCAGAGATTTGTTagttattgaaatttctgAAAATGTTAAGGAACGAAAACTGTGTGAACCGATGGTGAAATATGTTGCTAATATGCATGGTGATGAAGCTGTTGGTAGAGAATTATTAGTATATCTTGCTCAAtatcttttgaaaaattatggtaaagatgaaagaattacaaaattagTGAATAATACTGATATCTACCTTATGCCATCAATGAATCCTGATGGCTTTGAAAAATCAGTG GAAGGAAACTGTGAATCGAGAAAAGATTTTTCTGGTCGTGAAAATGCAAATCATGTTGATTTAAATAGGAATTTTCCAGATCAGTTTAATAGAAGAACTAATTATCTCCAACAAGGTGGCACTATATTAGATGGACGTCAGAATGAAACAGTAGCCATGATGACTTGGATTGCTACAGAACCATTTGTATTATCAGGAAATCTTCATGGAGGTGCTGTTGTAGCAAGTTATCCTTATGATTCTgg TATTCAAGGATCTTGTTGTATCGAAAGTAAAAGTCCAGATGATgagttattcaaatatttagcACATACATATGCAGATAATCATCCACAAATGCGTACAGGTACCGCATGCAGTTCTGATGTTTTTCAGGGTGGTGTTACCAATGGTGCATATTG GTATGAAGTTGTTGGGGGAATGCAAGACTTCAATTATGCTCGCTCCAATGCACTTGAGATAACATTTGAACTTAGCTGTTGTAAATATCCATATGCCTCAGAAATGCCAGAATATTGGAGATTAAATAAGGAATCtcttataaaatatctcgAGCAAGCCCATATTGGAGTAACAG gtCTTGTAAGAGATATAAATGGGCAACCAATAGAAGGAGCAACTATTATTGTGCATGGAATAAATCATAATGTATCCACTACACATCATGGAGAATATTGGCGTTTGTTACTCCCTGGAACATATAGCATTCATGCAGAAGCATGGGC aTATCATCCAAGTGAACAAATAAATGTCACAGTAAAATCGGATGAACCAACTATTGTCAATTTCACTTTAACACAGGATACTTATGATGATCAAG GAAAATTAAAGTCAGATAAAGTTGAGGAATTTATTAGACCTACTGACAAATATGGTTTTTTCCATAATATGGAATTCAAACATCATAATTACATAGCAAtggaaaaattcttgaaagaattaaatttgaattaccCAAATATTACAAGGCTTTATAGTATAGGAGAGTCTGTTAAAGGACGTCAGTTATATGTTATGGAAATAACAGAAAATCCTGGTAAACATAGCCAAAATAAACctgaagtaaaatatataggaAACATGCATGGGAATGAAGTTGTTGGGAGAGAAATTTTACTAATGCTGTTGAAGTTCCtttgtgaaaattttgaaagtaaCAAAAGAGttacgaaaatattaaagaatgtCAGACTGCATGTAATGCCAAGCATGAATCCAGATGGTTATGAAATTTctagagaagaaaatataaatgaaggAAGAACAAATGCTAAAAATGTTGATCTCAACAGAAATTTTCCTGATcaatatgaaacaaataat taTAATAAAGAACCAGAACCTGAGACGAAGGCAGTAATGAATTGGATTGCAAGTATTCCATTTGTACTTTCTGCTAATTTTCATGGAGGAGCATTAGTGGCAAATTATCCATATGATAATAAACCAGAATACATGTATGATAATGAAAATCTAAGTCCGGATGATAAAGTTTTCAAAGCTTTAGCATTAGCATATTCAAATGCTCATCCCCGTATGCATCTTGGAGAACCATGTCCTTCATTTTTAAATGGACGATTAAACACAGTACAAAATGTATTAGAGAAAAGCTTTCCAAATGGTATAACCAATGGGGCTGCTTGGTATTCTGTTAATGGAGGCATGCAAGATTATAATTACGTTCATAGCaatgattttgaaattacGATAGAAGTAGGATgtacaaaatttccaaatgcAACTGAATTACCAGAGTATTGGTTACAAAATAGAGAACCTCTCCTACGTTTAATTGAAATG TCTCATAAAGGAATACATGGAGTAATACATTCATCAATTGGAAATCCTATACCTCATGCTAAAATATCTATAGAAGGAATTAAACATGATATCTATGCAGCCAATGATGGAGATTATTGGCGTCTTTTAGTCCCAGGCAAATACAATGTTACAGCCAGTGCAGTAGGGTATGAATCTCAAACGCAAATTGCAGTGGTATCAGATGATGTTAATATTGGAGAAGGAGTAGTATTGGATTTTTCATTAATGCGAGATGATCCTCAACACtg gTCATCTGCTTATGATTTTCGGTTAACGACAAACTTagacaatatttatttaaaaaatgtcaagTTAAGTggtaaatttaatcaattagAAAATGATCAACCAAACATTGCAGAATTTCAAGCTCAAGGGGAGTCATTAATCAGTGtagatatttattctttaaaagTTACACATGAT gTGGGTGCaccagaagaaaataaatatcatattggTTTAATTGGCGGTCTATTTGCATCTCAACCAATTGGTAGAGAAATGCTGTTACGATTAGCAACTCATATACTGAAAGGAAATCAAATTGGAGATCCCCCTATAGaaagaatattgaaaaattctgtATTACATTTTGTACCCTACGTAGATCCAGGTTTTGATAATATAGTATCAAATGCTCAAGAGTGTAATCCTATTGTAGATGATGAAATAGGCAAAAGGCTGTTgctacaaaataataatgctACATCAGATAAATTAAACATGATTACTAATGCATTTAAAACAATGTTATCTAATGAAGAATatgatgtaataataatattaggaAGTGGAGCACTTGAAGTTag ttataCAGATGATAGCTTGAATGTGTATAAAACTTTGGCCAAAAATTATGAACATTCAATACAGAAAGAAACTTGCAGTTTTATTAACAATGATGttaaaaaagtacaaaattatattcaaaatcaGTATAAAATACCAACA ATAAGTATCAACATGGCTTGTTGTAAATATCCACTTCCAGGATCTATTTCAACTATTTGGCGTGAAAATTTATTGCCCTTGAAGCAACTTATTCAAGGTCTGACAACTGGTGTTCGAGCAGTTGTAACAGATACTGACCATGCTCCCTTAAGAGAAACTGTAGTTAAGATTGGAACCAATAGTTACCATGTTTCTAAAAACATGgcttattttaaaattattcttcttcCTGGTGAATATTCGTTAACATTTGTTTGTGAAGGTTATATAGAACAGTCTATTAAAGTTCATGtagatgataaaaatataactgaTCTTCACATTAAATTGACAAAACGTCATATAGAAAAAGCAGAACACCAAAAGTACGATAACGATCAAGAGACAAATGTTGTAAATCAAGTTTTAATCGAtcttaacaataaatattcacaattaTCAACTTTACATATTATTGGTAAATCACAAACGGGCGCTCGAATAATATGTTTAGAAATTGGAACTGAAAGTAATTACAAACGCATTGGTCGACCATCTATAGCCTTCGTGGCTGGTATTTCAAATGGTGCACCTGTAACATCTAACATTTTACTTCATTTTGCGACCTATTTACTAGATCGTTATCGTAAAGACACtagaattacaaattatttagataaatttacGATATACATTGCACCGGATTTATCTCAAAATTCTAATGATAATCAAACTTGTGATTCATTCATTGTGGacaatttacaatttcctATCAGTGATAGACTAAGTACTGAGGCAAGTACACTAATTAATTGGTTCAAAAACATTAATGCTGTATTagcaataaatttgaatattggTTCGCAACATATTGAAATTCCATTTGCTGGAAAGTAtgggaaaatatttgaacagaTATATAACACCGATGATAATGATGTATTACAAGATTTAGCATCATTATATACTAAACATAAGATGAATATGACTTTTAAAAATCCAGAGTGTGATCACGATTTAAATATAGATTCTAATGGAATTATTCATGCTGGCATGGGTATAAGTGGAAAAAGAGAACATTCTTTAATggattatctttatttaaatacgaGTACTTTGATGCTTGATGTATATGTTACTTGTTGCAACACTGATGATTCAAGAAATATATGGGAAGATAATAAGGCTAGTTTACTAATGATGATAGAAAAGCTCAATGAAGGAGTAAAAGGATTTGTCCTTAATGAGAACAATGAGCCACTTGAAAATGctattttatcatataatgAATCAATGCATCATGTTAAAAGTGGAATAAATGGAGCTTACTGGCTTTTATTCAAACCTGGTACTCACATTATAAGTGCTAGCGCACCTGGATATATTCAACAGactaaattgtttataacatCAGATGTACATAGTGTTTCGCATttgatattcaaattaaaatatgatgaCAACTTTTTTGGGATGCCTAGAATTGTTTTTATAGTTCTTATAA CCACTGTATGTTTGGGAATTATTGCatgttctatttttatttgtgtCAACTGTAAATCTtccaaaaatttaaaaaaaaataattggaatgGATATGCGTTTAGTCTATTAAAAGATGGAACAAGCTTTTTTGATGatgatgaaaaagaaattgaaatatttagaagacCATTGAATG TTTCTCTTAATATGTAG
- the LOC132908691 gene encoding carboxypeptidase D-like isoform X1, whose product MLHARIIYNIVLLFFLIIGIINGFVINSDNKLDEDFVIPHYTNYEELQQLFNSLVIKYPNLARVFSIGKSVEGRDLLVIEISENVKERKLCEPMVKYVANMHGDEAVGRELLVYLAQYLLKNYGKDERITKLVNNTDIYLMPSMNPDGFEKSVEGNCESRKDFSGRENANHVDLNRNFPDQFNRRTNYLQQGGTILDGRQNETVAMMTWIATEPFVLSGNLHGGAVVASYPYDSGIQGSCCIESKSPDDELFKYLAHTYADNHPQMRTGTACSSDVFQGGVTNGAYWYEVVGGMQDFNYARSNALEITFELSCCKYPYASEMPEYWRLNKESLIKYLEQAHIGVTGLVRDINGQPIEGATIIVHGINHNVSTTHHGEYWRLLLPGTYSIHAEAWAYHPSEQINVTVKSDEPTIVNFTLTQDTYDDQGKLKSDKVEEFIRPTDKYGFFHNMEFKHHNYIAMEKFLKELNLNYPNITRLYSIGESVKGRQLYVMEITENPGKHSQNKPEVKYIGNMHGNEVVGREILLMLLKFLCENFESNKRVTKILKNVRLHVMPSMNPDGYEISREENINEGRTNAKNVDLNRNFPDQYETNNYNKEPEPETKAVMNWIASIPFVLSANFHGGALVANYPYDNKPEYMYDNENLSPDDKVFKALALAYSNAHPRMHLGEPCPSFLNGRLNTVQNVLEKSFPNGITNGAAWYSVNGGMQDYNYVHSNDFEITIEVGCTKFPNATELPEYWLQNREPLLRLIEMSHKGIHGVIHSSIGNPIPHAKISIEGIKHDIYAANDGDYWRLLVPGKYNVTASAVGYESQTQIAVVSDDVNIGEGVVLDFSLMRDDPQHWSSAYDFRLTTNLDNIYLKNVKLSGKFNQLENDQPNIAEFQAQGESLISVDIYSLKVTHDVGAPEENKYHIGLIGGLFASQPIGREMLLRLATHILKGNQIGDPPIERILKNSVLHFVPYVDPGFDNIVSNAQECNPIVDDEIGKRLLLQNNNATSDKLNMITNAFKTMLSNEEYDVIIILGSGALEVSYTDDSLNVYKTLAKNYEHSIQKETCSFINNDVKKVQNYIQNQYKIPTISINMACCKYPLPGSISTIWRENLLPLKQLIQGLTTGVRAVVTDTDHAPLRETVVKIGTNSYHVSKNMAYFKIILLPGEYSLTFVCEGYIEQSIKVHVDDKNITDLHIKLTKRHIEKAEHQKYDNDQETNVVNQVLIDLNNKYSQLSTLHIIGKSQTGARIICLEIGTESNYKRIGRPSIAFVAGISNGAPVTSNILLHFATYLLDRYRKDTRITNYLDKFTIYIAPDLSQNSNDNQTCDSFIVDNLQFPISDRLSTEASTLINWFKNINAVLAINLNIGSQHIEIPFAGKYGKIFEQIYNTDDNDVLQDLASLYTKHKMNMTFKNPECDHDLNIDSNGIIHAGMGISGKREHSLMDYLYLNTSTLMLDVYVTCCNTDDSRNIWEDNKASLLMMIEKLNEGVKGFVLNENNEPLENAILSYNESMHHVKSGINGAYWLLFKPGTHIISASAPGYIQQTKLFITSDVHSVSHLIFKLKYDDNFFGMPRIVFIVLITTVCLGIIACSIFICVNCKSSKNLKKNNWNGYAFSLLKDGTSFFDDDEKEIEIFRRPLNGHMQPNEVTKPYFDDDNISSSDDASDLEFIRPGKEWEEEANKEHR is encoded by the exons atgtTACACGCACGTATTATCTATAACATTGTGctactttttttcttaattattggaattattaatGGTTTCGTGATAAATTCCGACAACAAATTAGATGAGGATTTTGTCATCCCACATTACACAAATTATGAAGAGCTTCAACAGTTGTTTAATTCATTggttataaaatatccaaatttgGCAAGAGTGTTTTCCATAGGAAAATCCGTGGAAGGCAGAGATTTGTTagttattgaaatttctgAAAATGTTAAGGAACGAAAACTGTGTGAACCGATGGTGAAATATGTTGCTAATATGCATGGTGATGAAGCTGTTGGTAGAGAATTATTAGTATATCTTGCTCAAtatcttttgaaaaattatggtaaagatgaaagaattacaaaattagTGAATAATACTGATATCTACCTTATGCCATCAATGAATCCTGATGGCTTTGAAAAATCAGTG GAAGGAAACTGTGAATCGAGAAAAGATTTTTCTGGTCGTGAAAATGCAAATCATGTTGATTTAAATAGGAATTTTCCAGATCAGTTTAATAGAAGAACTAATTATCTCCAACAAGGTGGCACTATATTAGATGGACGTCAGAATGAAACAGTAGCCATGATGACTTGGATTGCTACAGAACCATTTGTATTATCAGGAAATCTTCATGGAGGTGCTGTTGTAGCAAGTTATCCTTATGATTCTgg TATTCAAGGATCTTGTTGTATCGAAAGTAAAAGTCCAGATGATgagttattcaaatatttagcACATACATATGCAGATAATCATCCACAAATGCGTACAGGTACCGCATGCAGTTCTGATGTTTTTCAGGGTGGTGTTACCAATGGTGCATATTG GTATGAAGTTGTTGGGGGAATGCAAGACTTCAATTATGCTCGCTCCAATGCACTTGAGATAACATTTGAACTTAGCTGTTGTAAATATCCATATGCCTCAGAAATGCCAGAATATTGGAGATTAAATAAGGAATCtcttataaaatatctcgAGCAAGCCCATATTGGAGTAACAG gtCTTGTAAGAGATATAAATGGGCAACCAATAGAAGGAGCAACTATTATTGTGCATGGAATAAATCATAATGTATCCACTACACATCATGGAGAATATTGGCGTTTGTTACTCCCTGGAACATATAGCATTCATGCAGAAGCATGGGC aTATCATCCAAGTGAACAAATAAATGTCACAGTAAAATCGGATGAACCAACTATTGTCAATTTCACTTTAACACAGGATACTTATGATGATCAAG GAAAATTAAAGTCAGATAAAGTTGAGGAATTTATTAGACCTACTGACAAATATGGTTTTTTCCATAATATGGAATTCAAACATCATAATTACATAGCAAtggaaaaattcttgaaagaattaaatttgaattaccCAAATATTACAAGGCTTTATAGTATAGGAGAGTCTGTTAAAGGACGTCAGTTATATGTTATGGAAATAACAGAAAATCCTGGTAAACATAGCCAAAATAAACctgaagtaaaatatataggaAACATGCATGGGAATGAAGTTGTTGGGAGAGAAATTTTACTAATGCTGTTGAAGTTCCtttgtgaaaattttgaaagtaaCAAAAGAGttacgaaaatattaaagaatgtCAGACTGCATGTAATGCCAAGCATGAATCCAGATGGTTATGAAATTTctagagaagaaaatataaatgaaggAAGAACAAATGCTAAAAATGTTGATCTCAACAGAAATTTTCCTGATcaatatgaaacaaataat taTAATAAAGAACCAGAACCTGAGACGAAGGCAGTAATGAATTGGATTGCAAGTATTCCATTTGTACTTTCTGCTAATTTTCATGGAGGAGCATTAGTGGCAAATTATCCATATGATAATAAACCAGAATACATGTATGATAATGAAAATCTAAGTCCGGATGATAAAGTTTTCAAAGCTTTAGCATTAGCATATTCAAATGCTCATCCCCGTATGCATCTTGGAGAACCATGTCCTTCATTTTTAAATGGACGATTAAACACAGTACAAAATGTATTAGAGAAAAGCTTTCCAAATGGTATAACCAATGGGGCTGCTTGGTATTCTGTTAATGGAGGCATGCAAGATTATAATTACGTTCATAGCaatgattttgaaattacGATAGAAGTAGGATgtacaaaatttccaaatgcAACTGAATTACCAGAGTATTGGTTACAAAATAGAGAACCTCTCCTACGTTTAATTGAAATG TCTCATAAAGGAATACATGGAGTAATACATTCATCAATTGGAAATCCTATACCTCATGCTAAAATATCTATAGAAGGAATTAAACATGATATCTATGCAGCCAATGATGGAGATTATTGGCGTCTTTTAGTCCCAGGCAAATACAATGTTACAGCCAGTGCAGTAGGGTATGAATCTCAAACGCAAATTGCAGTGGTATCAGATGATGTTAATATTGGAGAAGGAGTAGTATTGGATTTTTCATTAATGCGAGATGATCCTCAACACtg gTCATCTGCTTATGATTTTCGGTTAACGACAAACTTagacaatatttatttaaaaaatgtcaagTTAAGTggtaaatttaatcaattagAAAATGATCAACCAAACATTGCAGAATTTCAAGCTCAAGGGGAGTCATTAATCAGTGtagatatttattctttaaaagTTACACATGAT gTGGGTGCaccagaagaaaataaatatcatattggTTTAATTGGCGGTCTATTTGCATCTCAACCAATTGGTAGAGAAATGCTGTTACGATTAGCAACTCATATACTGAAAGGAAATCAAATTGGAGATCCCCCTATAGaaagaatattgaaaaattctgtATTACATTTTGTACCCTACGTAGATCCAGGTTTTGATAATATAGTATCAAATGCTCAAGAGTGTAATCCTATTGTAGATGATGAAATAGGCAAAAGGCTGTTgctacaaaataataatgctACATCAGATAAATTAAACATGATTACTAATGCATTTAAAACAATGTTATCTAATGAAGAATatgatgtaataataatattaggaAGTGGAGCACTTGAAGTTag ttataCAGATGATAGCTTGAATGTGTATAAAACTTTGGCCAAAAATTATGAACATTCAATACAGAAAGAAACTTGCAGTTTTATTAACAATGATGttaaaaaagtacaaaattatattcaaaatcaGTATAAAATACCAACA ATAAGTATCAACATGGCTTGTTGTAAATATCCACTTCCAGGATCTATTTCAACTATTTGGCGTGAAAATTTATTGCCCTTGAAGCAACTTATTCAAGGTCTGACAACTGGTGTTCGAGCAGTTGTAACAGATACTGACCATGCTCCCTTAAGAGAAACTGTAGTTAAGATTGGAACCAATAGTTACCATGTTTCTAAAAACATGgcttattttaaaattattcttcttcCTGGTGAATATTCGTTAACATTTGTTTGTGAAGGTTATATAGAACAGTCTATTAAAGTTCATGtagatgataaaaatataactgaTCTTCACATTAAATTGACAAAACGTCATATAGAAAAAGCAGAACACCAAAAGTACGATAACGATCAAGAGACAAATGTTGTAAATCAAGTTTTAATCGAtcttaacaataaatattcacaattaTCAACTTTACATATTATTGGTAAATCACAAACGGGCGCTCGAATAATATGTTTAGAAATTGGAACTGAAAGTAATTACAAACGCATTGGTCGACCATCTATAGCCTTCGTGGCTGGTATTTCAAATGGTGCACCTGTAACATCTAACATTTTACTTCATTTTGCGACCTATTTACTAGATCGTTATCGTAAAGACACtagaattacaaattatttagataaatttacGATATACATTGCACCGGATTTATCTCAAAATTCTAATGATAATCAAACTTGTGATTCATTCATTGTGGacaatttacaatttcctATCAGTGATAGACTAAGTACTGAGGCAAGTACACTAATTAATTGGTTCAAAAACATTAATGCTGTATTagcaataaatttgaatattggTTCGCAACATATTGAAATTCCATTTGCTGGAAAGTAtgggaaaatatttgaacagaTATATAACACCGATGATAATGATGTATTACAAGATTTAGCATCATTATATACTAAACATAAGATGAATATGACTTTTAAAAATCCAGAGTGTGATCACGATTTAAATATAGATTCTAATGGAATTATTCATGCTGGCATGGGTATAAGTGGAAAAAGAGAACATTCTTTAATggattatctttatttaaatacgaGTACTTTGATGCTTGATGTATATGTTACTTGTTGCAACACTGATGATTCAAGAAATATATGGGAAGATAATAAGGCTAGTTTACTAATGATGATAGAAAAGCTCAATGAAGGAGTAAAAGGATTTGTCCTTAATGAGAACAATGAGCCACTTGAAAATGctattttatcatataatgAATCAATGCATCATGTTAAAAGTGGAATAAATGGAGCTTACTGGCTTTTATTCAAACCTGGTACTCACATTATAAGTGCTAGCGCACCTGGATATATTCAACAGactaaattgtttataacatCAGATGTACATAGTGTTTCGCATttgatattcaaattaaaatatgatgaCAACTTTTTTGGGATGCCTAGAATTGTTTTTATAGTTCTTATAA CCACTGTATGTTTGGGAATTATTGCatgttctatttttatttgtgtCAACTGTAAATCTtccaaaaatttaaaaaaaaataattggaatgGATATGCGTTTAGTCTATTAAAAGATGGAACAAGCTTTTTTGATGatgatgaaaaagaaattgaaatatttagaagacCATTGAATG GACATATGCAACCAAACGAAGTTACAAAACCATATTTTGATGAcgataatatttcaagttcTGATGATGCTAGTGACTTAGAATTTATCAGGCCAGGTAAAGAATGGGAAGAAGAGGCAAATAAAGAACATAGATAA